Genomic window (Arachis hypogaea cultivar Tifrunner chromosome 13, arahy.Tifrunner.gnm2.J5K5, whole genome shotgun sequence):
attattattatagtatttagattattttattttattttcaatcggTACTAATTAATGACCCCAATCAATTCAATATAGGTTTAATCGGTTCGAATTGGTTCGAATCtattaactataaattttaatgGATTTGGTTCTCATTTTTTCGAATTCGAATCAATCCAAAATGTAACACTCCTAATTTTAATTGTCATTCATTTATAGTAAGATTTTACAATAATAGATTATTGAATTAATCATTTTAGTTTGTTAATATATTGTTCAACATTTACAATACTTAAAAGGATTCACCTTGAAATTTGTCACTTACTTACGGAATTGAAACCATGCAAATGCTAGCGATGCAAAAAAAATGTAAGGAAAATGGAAGTATGTTGTGGAGTACATGCAAGTAAATTTTTATAATGGGAATTGagatttatataattatctattttgatttttaaaatttaagattgtCTATAATGGTCCTCTATAATTAGGTCTAGACATTAATGTAGTTCTTCAATTTTTTCCGATGATAATAATTGCACACACAAAATGCTGAAGTGGCATCTTTCCATCATCCAATATGATGGGTAAATAACGTCGTTTATTTTTCAGCACAAGAAGTCAAAAACTTTGTCGTTTTGTATATGAAGGTCAAAGAAATGGTTTTGACCCATAACAAAGTAGTCTTCTTCTCTATCTCCACTGTTTTTCTTCGTTTTCTTATTAATGGTGTTAGTAAAGGGTTATTAAAATCCTTCGTTATTTAGGTTGAACTAACGCACAACTAGATTAAAGTGGAAATAACAGTGTTTCGAAGGAAAGAGGTTGCTTCCCTCTCATTCTTAGCCAAGGTAATCGTTATTGTTGGGGTTtagtagttttaaatttttttaatttatttttgaaatgttTGTATGATTGTGTTCTATGGTGTCAATGTTCTTGTCAATGAAAAACTGTTATGCTTTCTTGCTACTattttttctaggatttgttGATTGCTTATACATTGAGTTGGGGTTTGGGGGTGTTATGCTTTTTTATGAATGGAATAGGGGATGATGTTGATGGGGTTAAAACTATGCAATTTTAAACTGTTTTTTGGGTTTTGATTTTCATCTATGAAATATACAAAAAGTAGTATATAATGTATGATATTTGTCTCTGACTCATAATGTTAATGATGCATAATTTTATTCTAAGGCTGTAtgatctcttttgtgattgtgtAGATAACTGAATTGATTGATATCATCATATACCATGGAGgtaatttccaaaaaaaaattaagacaaaGGCAAGAGAAAAATTATGTCATTATTCCTGTTTTAACTATATGCACTCTTAGGTAAGAAAGGTCTTTGATTGAAGAAGCAAAATTGGATTGCCAAAGATATGGTGCAACACTAGATGAAGTGGTATAAGTAATTGAGTAAGAAGGGTCTTTCGCTCTTCAAAAGTTTGAAGTTATCAATGACTATTTGGATGAGGGTTTGAACAAGAACAATAACAATGATAATATAAATATAAGTGTCAATTTCATAGCCAAACATGTAAGGGCCAATGAAAACAAGAGGAAAGAGAACGGAGGTTGAAAAAGAATATAAGTCAGACAAATAATGAGAGAAAATTAAGGTTTTAGAGAACAAATTGGGTACAAATACACCATCATCACGTCAGCTAGCTATTGCAGCGTCCGGCAAAGCAAGGAGGGTGCCACTTCAGCACTCCATTTGTCCAGTCATCGCCAAAAAGGGTGGAGAGACTACAATGGTGGCCAAACATGAATCTGGAGGACCActataagtaattttaaatttcgaGGACTAAAACAAATAATCGCGAATTTTAGAGACCATTATGAAAATTTACTCTGATTTTGCATGGTCAAAACTCAAAATAATGTCGTCAATCACTTTTGAGGTACCGTGTTGTTCCTATTTGAAGCAACTACCTATCATAAAGAGATAAATTACAAATGATACCCGAATGCACAAGGTAAAATACAGATatgtagaaataaataaaatggaTCAATGTGATGTTAGAAACAAAATCAATGACAACTATGATTCCACGATCCTTTCGGTCATAACATCACCAGAGCCAAAAATGCCCCCACAACGGATATCAAATACTGAAGACTACACATTTGCATGTTCGAAGATGCTTTCGAGGGGCTTGAAGGTCCAAGTGCCGTCGGAGCCAAACTCATTCCACCACCACTCGAGTTAGAACTGCCATCAAGATTCAATGCCCAAAATCAGATATGAGATTTCTTTAAAAAAGGGTAACAATTATTCTTGAATCAAATAAACTGAAGCATGGATGTGCATGGATTAAGATTTTATACCTTCCAGTGTATATACAGGATCCATAACCTGCAATGGATTACAATGAATTAATTGCTTAGGTAACTTTCTAAGGAATAAGCTAATAGGAACCAGGAAACTAAATTCAACATGCTGTCCATGGTATATAGTAAACATAAAATGATACAAATTCCATGGCATCTTAGTAAGCATgcaatttgaaaataacaaagtgATAAAAGTGTAGGATACCAAAAGATTAGAgttaaaatagaaacaaaaatatatcAACTTACTAGGATCCCTTGTAATAATTGTAGCAGTTCCATCAAAGTCGCATGTTCCTCCAGTACTATGAGTTTTCTGATAATAATCATTAAAAGCAAAAGAGGCGTGGCTTTTCACATTATTTGGGAGATAGCATGGCTGCCCTTGTTGAATAGCGGCACAGTTTGCTCCACCTTGTCCACAAGCATAGTTCAGGCCAGCTTGCAACTTATCACTGTCTGCACCATCTTTTGCCACACAAAAAACTGATGCAGAAGTTCCATTAATCTGGCCAGAAGTACTTAAACTCAACGGATAAATAGCACTACCATTAGCATAAAAGATTCCCCAATTTTTTTCTGATATTGGTCCATTCCTCTTGTCTTCATTAAATAGTTCATATATGTATGCACTTATAGGCATGTTCACCTGACTAGGGGGCCCTGAATCATTCAGGACTCGCCGAATCAGGTTATTGTTGTATGTCTCAGCATTTCCTACAGTAGCATCTGGTTCATTTGATCCACCCAACGATGGCCAGCCAGTCTCAGTCACAATAACGGGTATATCACTGAAATCTAAGGCATCTATAGAATAGTAGGCAGCGTCCACCATAGCATCAAACATGCTGTTATAGTGGAATAGAGTGTTTGGGTCAACAATTTGCTTCACCGAAGGAAGGGGTTTGAAAAGAGCATATTCAATCGGGAAAATGCCGTCACCTTTAGTGTATCCATAATAAGGGTAGGCGTTTAACATGAAAGAGGAATTTGTGTTCTTCAAAAACTGAAGCAGTTGGACCATTGTAGAGTTCCATGAAGAGTTAAAGGTGGCAGTAGAAGGAGGAAAAGGCTTGGGGATAATATCCATAGAGTGTGGTGTTGAGACTTTGACCCGAAAGTTGAGGTTTGCAGCAACCAGGGCTTTGTGAAGAGAATTCATGGCAGGAACCAGAACCGGGGCAACATTTGGGATTGTCGAAAGAACCTCACTGCCAACTGCTATTGCTGTG
Coding sequences:
- the LOC112792687 gene encoding glucan endo-1,3-beta-glucosidase 4, which translates into the protein MILDVMNLEKCLTNVFLLTLAMLTTASGGFVGVNIGTDVSDLPAASNVVAILKAHQITHVRLYDADTHLLQALSNTSIEVIVGVTNEEVLRIGESPSAAAAWINKNVLAYVPSTNITAIAVGSEVLSTIPNVAPVLVPAMNSLHKALVAANLNFRVKVSTPHSMDIIPKPFPPSTATFNSSWNSTMVQLLQFLKNTNSSFMLNAYPYYGYTKGDGIFPIEYALFKPLPSVKQIVDPNTLFHYNSMFDAMVDAAYYSIDALDFSDIPVIVTETGWPSLGGSNEPDATVGNAETYNNNLIRRVLNDSGPPSQVNMPISAYIYELFNEDKRNGPISEKNWGIFYANGSAIYPLSLSTSGQINGTSASVFCVAKDGADSDKLQAGLNYACGQGGANCAAIQQGQPCYLPNNVKSHASFAFNDYYQKTHSTGGTCDFDGTATIITRDPSYGSCIYTGSSNSSGGGMSLAPTALGPSSPSKASSNMQMCSLQYLISVVGAFLALVML